From a single Lytechinus pictus isolate F3 Inbred unplaced genomic scaffold, Lp3.0 scaffold_19, whole genome shotgun sequence genomic region:
- the LOC129259982 gene encoding muscarinic acetylcholine receptor M4-like → MIPTMEPLANITVNVSAGDEEPTQSFSLATITLAAIAAGFASLFTVAGNLLVIIAFARERRLRIIGNYFVLSMAVADSLVGLISMPFYTTYLLLGRWPMGPHVCDVWLSLDYVCCAASVLGIFLISVDRYRSLSAPMTYRHQMTRPRAMALILATWVISLLLFGVPIIGWQYIEGKRTVKEDQCEVQFVQNAYFTAGSIILIYWLPLFVILVLYTRIYLLTRKLTRRQARIIGRLSMRTKKKRRSRTETNVTMTDVFPSRTENGTHRVSGPTDSDETPQDPDHYIPDTASSEMGKEFDIITPLPQRCNSADESDEFDVNSNGGDKTPDNYNKKANWATSMRSDNHSVYSDCDAETHPMKRPNSCSSLNSDRRGLKSAMSNFKHKDHHLGKALSSVLVNLREAKAVRTLSTILGFFILCWTPYSILIIVKGFCDPCVNDSLFAFTYFLCYINSTCNPLCYAFANRDFKVAFKKILTCGRRRYEWKDVF, encoded by the coding sequence ATGATACCAACCATGGAGCCTTTGGCGAATATAACCGTGAACGTATCTGCTGGTGATGAGGAGCCAACCCAATCGTTTAGCCTCGCCACGATCACCCTTGCCGCCATTGCAGCAGGGTTTGCCAGTCTTTTTACCGTAGCCGGAAATCTTCTTGTCATCATTGCCTTCGCGCGAGAACGTCGTTTACGCATCATCGGCAATTACTTCGTTTTAAGTATGGCTGTTGCGGACTCGCTAGTCGGGTTGATCTCCATGCCATTCTATACGACGTATCTCCTGCTGGGCAGATGGCCAATGGGTCCTCATGTATGTGATGTCTGGTTATCGCTAGACTATGTCTGCTGCGCTGCTTCGGTCTTAGGTATCTTCCTCATCAGTGTTGACCGGTACAGGTCATTGTCTGCTCCGATGACATACCGACATCAAATGACAAGACCTCGAGCTATGGCCCTCATTCTGGCCACGTGGGTTATTTCATTACTCCTTTTTGGAGTGCCGATCATCGGATGGCAGTATATTGAGGGGAAAAGAACGGTAAAGGAGGATCAGTGTGAAGTCCAGTTTGTTCAAAATGCATATTTCACCGCGGGATCAATTATTTTAATATACTGGTTACCGTTATTCGTAATCTTGGTGTTGTATACGCGCATTTACCTCCTTACGCGGAAACTTACGCGACGTCAGGCAAGGATTATAGGGAGACTCAGTATGCGCACAAAAAAGAAGAGGCGAAGTCGAACGGAAACCAATGTAACGATGACCGATGTATTTCCTTCACGAACGGAGAACGGCACGCATCGCGTGTCGGGGCCAACAGACTCTGACGAGACGCCACAGGATCCAGATCATTATATTCCTGATACAGCATCTTCAGAAATGGGCAAGGAGTTCGATATTATTACTCCCTTGCCACAAAGGTGTAATTCGGCGGACGAGAGCGACGAGTTCGATGTAAATAGCAATGGCGGAGATAAAACACCTGATAATTACAACAAGAAAGCAAATTGGGCAACATCGATGCGCAGCGACAATCATTCTGTGTATTCAGACTGTGACGCTGAAACCCACCCGATGAAACGACCAAACAGCTGCTCATCCCTTAACTCTGATCGAAGGGGTCTTAAATCAGCCATGAGCAACTTCAAACACAAAGATCATCATCTGGGCAAAGCGCTATCATCTGTCCTGGTAAATTTACGCGAAGCGAAAGCCGTCAGGACCCTCAGCACAATTTTAGGCTTCTTCATTCTGTGCTGGACACCTTACAGTATCTTAATCATCGTCAAGGGTTTCTGCGATCCTTGCGTCAATGACAGCCTTTTCGCGTTTACCTACTTCCTTTGTTATATCAATAGTACTTGCAACCCGTTGTGTTACGCATTCGCCAACCGAGATTTTAAAGTCGCTTTCAAGAAAATCCTGACTTGTGGCAGACGTCGTTACGAGTGGAAAGATGTCTTCTGA